TAGAGAATTTTACCCAATCCATTTTCGATAGCCTAGAAAACTACCAAGGCCAGACCCTAGTGGTGGGTGGTGATGGTCGTTTCTACAATCGACATGCGATTCAAATTATTTTGAAAATGGCTGCGGCTAATGGCTTTGGCAAGGTACTGGTAGGGCAAAACGGCATCTTGTCGACCCCTGCGGTTTCGTGTGTGATCCGCAAGAACAAGGCCTATGGGGGGATTGTCTTATCCGCGAGTCATAATCCCGGCGGCCCGGATGGTGATTTTGGTATTAAGTACAACATTGGCAATGGTGGACCGGCCCCCGAGAAGGTCACCGAGGCGATTTATGCTCGCAGTAAGGAAATCGATGTCTATCGCATCACCGAGGCGGATGATGTCAATCTCGATCAATTGGGAACGTCTCAATTAGGTGAGATGACGGTTGAGGTGATTGATGCGGTCCAAGACTATGCCCAGTTGATGGAGTCTTTGTTTGATTTTGATCGGATTCGACAGTTGTTGACCTCCGGCGGATTTAGCATCATCGTCGATTCTATGCATGCGGTTACGGGGCCTTATGCCCATGCTCTATTTGCCGATCGGCTTGGGGCGGGGGCAGATAGCGTTATGAATGGCAAACCCTTGGAAGATTTTGGGGGCGGTCACCCGGATCCTAATTTGGTCTATGCCCATGAGTTGGTTGAAGAACTGTTTGGGGAGAATGCACCTAACTTTGGAGCCGCCTCGGATGGGGATGGCGATCGCAACATGGTATTGGGGCAACGCTTCTTTGTGACCCCTAGCGATAGTCTGGCGATTCTGACGGCCAACGCTAAGCTTGTGCCAGGTTATCAGAATGGTCTGGCAGGGGTGGCGCGGTCTATGCCAACGAGTCAGGCGGTGGACCGGGTGGCGGCCAAGTTAGGCTTTGACTGCTATGAAACTCCTACAGGCTGGAAATTCTTTGGTAACCTCTTGGATGCTGACAAGGCAACCCTCTGTGGAGAGGAGAGCTTTGGCACGGGATCGAACCATGTGCGTGAGAAGGATGGTCTCTGGGCGGTGCTGTTCTGGCTAAATATCTTGGCCGTTCGGCAGCAGTCTGTGGAGGACATCGTCAAGGAGCACTGGCAGGAGTATGGCCGTAATTACTACTCGCGCCATGATTATGAAGCGGTTGACTCTGAAAAAGCCAATACCTTAATGGCGAATTTACGGGATAAGACGGCCACTTTAAAAGGTCAAAAGCTGGGCCAATATGAAGTGGAATATGCGGACGACTTTAGCTATACAGACCCGGTAGATGGTAGTGTCAGCAAAAAGCAAGGGGTTCGCATTGGCTTTACCGATGGTTCTCGTATTGTCTTTCGACTCTCCGGTACAGGCACTCAAGGGGCAACGTTACGGTTGTATGTAGAAAGCTATGAATCCGATGTCAGCAAGCAAGGACTGGACCCGCAAGATGCCCTGGCTCCATTAATTACCC
The Acaryochloris marina S15 genome window above contains:
- a CDS encoding alpha-D-glucose phosphate-specific phosphoglucomutase, yielding MSINTVYTQPFSDQKPGTSGLRKQVTVFQQFHYLENFTQSIFDSLENYQGQTLVVGGDGRFYNRHAIQIILKMAAANGFGKVLVGQNGILSTPAVSCVIRKNKAYGGIVLSASHNPGGPDGDFGIKYNIGNGGPAPEKVTEAIYARSKEIDVYRITEADDVNLDQLGTSQLGEMTVEVIDAVQDYAQLMESLFDFDRIRQLLTSGGFSIIVDSMHAVTGPYAHALFADRLGAGADSVMNGKPLEDFGGGHPDPNLVYAHELVEELFGENAPNFGAASDGDGDRNMVLGQRFFVTPSDSLAILTANAKLVPGYQNGLAGVARSMPTSQAVDRVAAKLGFDCYETPTGWKFFGNLLDADKATLCGEESFGTGSNHVREKDGLWAVLFWLNILAVRQQSVEDIVKEHWQEYGRNYYSRHDYEAVDSEKANTLMANLRDKTATLKGQKLGQYEVEYADDFSYTDPVDGSVSKKQGVRIGFTDGSRIVFRLSGTGTQGATLRLYVESYESDVSKQGLDPQDALAPLITLADEVAQIRTLTGRDKPTVIT